A single genomic interval of Nostoc commune NIES-4072 harbors:
- a CDS encoding CHASE2 domain-containing protein, with the protein MSKLVVFSFLGGDLNQGFPVVTAQLWCHNQFVPVKLTGNLPPAPELSELYRRWQLLYAAVHQRLGSSYRIKVHSQDITNISVNDFNEVCQQLQANINAWLKFESFQNIERQLRTLLSRNDEIRVIIETNIALLHRLPWHLWHFFEDYPKAELALSNHEYESPQLLQKSPTGKVKILAILGNRVGIDIDKDASALQGLTDGKTTFLIEPTRQILDEHLWNHDWDILFFAGHSTSLTDGEIGEICINQTEILTISQLKNGLKAAIRRGLKLAIFNSCDGIGLGRNLADLNIPQMIVMREGVPDLIAQEFLKNFLTAFADNKPFYLAVREARERLQGLENEFPCASWLPVIYQNPTTVPTTWQELCGNFADTKFVGEVSTKGKIATLKLKLWTVLLSTLIVAISTLGLRYLGIFEKIELQSFDQMLRLRPQEEPDPRLIIVEITEKNIQSRQEMTKGLKSISDSTLAKLLNKIQKSQPRVIGLDIYRDLADPPNKSNPIQLPTELNKDNVVVVCKSRDRKYDPQGVKPPKDVPVERQGFTDAIQDPDGIVRRQILMMAQEPSSTCTTPYSLSLQLVARYLSYENIKPKFNEDYVQFGSKVFKRLKFSRSGAYQQGVDLGGNQILVNYRNTDYQRVSLDEVLSDKFDRKSMKDKVVIVGVTANTVSDTWSTLYSTAQQDYQEIPGIFIQAQMVSQILSAVLDQRPILWVLPYWGDILWICGWSVVGSLIIWRVRSLSHKRYTIFVTVVILYGVCAIALLKQGLWLPFIPSAFAVVASGVVVMLIQRRHPISQPLVE; encoded by the coding sequence ATGAGTAAGCTAGTTGTCTTCAGCTTCTTGGGAGGAGATTTAAATCAAGGATTTCCTGTTGTCACGGCTCAACTTTGGTGTCATAACCAATTTGTACCCGTGAAATTAACAGGGAATCTACCGCCAGCACCAGAACTAAGCGAACTCTACCGCAGATGGCAATTACTCTACGCAGCAGTTCATCAACGCCTGGGTAGCAGTTACCGTATAAAAGTACATTCGCAAGACATAACCAATATTTCTGTCAATGACTTCAATGAAGTATGTCAACAGCTACAAGCAAATATCAATGCTTGGTTAAAATTTGAATCATTTCAGAATATTGAACGGCAGTTGCGAACTCTACTTAGTCGTAATGATGAAATTAGAGTCATTATTGAAACAAATATAGCTCTACTGCATCGCCTGCCTTGGCATCTATGGCATTTTTTTGAAGATTACCCGAAAGCAGAATTAGCTTTAAGCAATCATGAGTATGAATCTCCTCAGCTATTACAAAAATCTCCTACAGGTAAAGTCAAAATTTTGGCAATTCTAGGCAATAGAGTTGGTATTGATATTGATAAAGATGCCTCTGCTTTACAAGGTTTAACAGATGGCAAAACCACTTTTCTTATAGAACCAACACGACAAATACTTGACGAGCATCTATGGAATCATGATTGGGATATTCTATTTTTTGCCGGCCATAGCACTAGTCTTACTGACGGAGAAATTGGGGAAATTTGCATCAATCAAACAGAAATTTTAACAATTTCGCAGTTGAAAAATGGACTTAAGGCAGCAATTAGACGCGGTTTGAAACTGGCAATTTTTAATTCTTGTGACGGAATTGGCTTAGGACGAAATTTAGCTGATTTAAACATTCCCCAAATGATTGTAATGCGGGAAGGGGTGCCAGATTTAATCGCACAGGAATTTTTAAAAAACTTTCTTACCGCCTTTGCAGATAACAAACCATTTTACTTGGCTGTGCGAGAAGCACGAGAAAGACTTCAAGGACTGGAAAATGAATTTCCTTGTGCCAGTTGGTTGCCAGTTATCTATCAAAATCCTACAACTGTTCCTACTACATGGCAAGAACTGTGCGGTAATTTTGCTGATACTAAATTTGTAGGTGAAGTTTCGACAAAAGGCAAAATTGCAACACTAAAATTAAAACTTTGGACTGTACTACTTAGTACTTTGATTGTGGCTATTTCAACATTAGGTTTGAGATACTTGGGAATCTTTGAGAAAATCGAACTGCAAAGTTTCGATCAAATGCTACGGTTGCGACCTCAAGAAGAGCCAGATCCAAGGTTAATAATTGTAGAAATTACTGAAAAAAATATTCAATCACGACAAGAGATGACCAAAGGACTGAAATCCATTTCGGATAGTACGTTAGCTAAATTGCTTAACAAAATACAAAAGTCTCAACCGCGAGTTATTGGACTGGATATTTATAGAGACTTGGCTGACCCCCCAAATAAATCAAATCCAATACAACTTCCGACTGAACTTAATAAAGATAATGTTGTTGTTGTCTGCAAAAGCCGCGATCGTAAATATGACCCACAAGGTGTTAAACCTCCGAAAGACGTACCTGTAGAACGTCAGGGTTTTACTGATGCAATTCAAGACCCAGATGGTATCGTTCGTCGCCAAATTTTGATGATGGCACAAGAGCCTTCTTCAACTTGTACAACACCTTATTCGCTCTCGTTGCAATTAGTTGCTCGTTACTTATCTTATGAAAATATTAAACCTAAATTTAATGAAGATTATGTACAGTTTGGCTCTAAAGTATTTAAACGCTTAAAATTTAGCCGCAGTGGTGCCTATCAACAAGGAGTTGATTTAGGCGGAAATCAAATACTTGTCAATTACCGTAATACAGATTATCAGAGAGTTTCTCTTGATGAGGTATTAAGTGATAAATTCGATCGTAAATCAATGAAAGATAAGGTAGTGATCGTTGGAGTGACAGCTAATACAGTCAGCGATACTTGGTCAACTCTCTACAGTACTGCACAGCAAGATTACCAAGAAATACCAGGGATATTTATACAAGCACAAATGGTTAGCCAAATTTTGAGTGCAGTTTTAGACCAACGTCCAATTCTTTGGGTTTTGCCTTACTGGGGCGATATTCTTTGGATATGCGGCTGGTCTGTAGTTGGGAGTCTGATTATTTGGCGGGTGCGATCGCTCTCACATAA
- a CDS encoding DUF1822 family protein, translated as MGNIAEIMKDEVVKMTSAFTEPQELLLEISPSLQTSSWQESQMYATPSSRWRAYINQICLHGFLNWVKAEYVPEASIWYSSPGIPAFWEFVNGTAILLNQKRVVLIPSEAIDDSELEVPQEWVDIPSWAADYYLAVQVTPDGEWVRIWSYITHQKLKSLADYDQVDRTYCIDARHLIKDLNAFWITYQFCGTEEMKGAIAPLPELSSVEAENLVQRLGDSSVTFPRLAVPFTTWGVLLENEQWRQRLYQERLRYLQQTAPTQFSQVQVNLSRWLEQIYDASWQAIETFFEPNSSSLAFNFRTSSGLSAAAIKRAKLIDLGIEIEAQKVILLIALIPEANQQVSIRVQLHPASNQPYLPANIKLVLLSDRGEILQQVQARVQDIYVQLKLFDGEVGECFSIQIDLNNYQITENFII; from the coding sequence ATGGGGAACATCGCTGAGATTATGAAGGATGAGGTAGTAAAAATGACTTCTGCTTTTACGGAACCACAGGAACTATTGTTAGAAATATCGCCATCCTTACAGACAAGCTCTTGGCAAGAAAGCCAAATGTACGCCACACCTAGTAGTCGCTGGCGTGCTTACATAAATCAAATTTGCCTTCATGGGTTTTTGAATTGGGTAAAAGCTGAATATGTTCCAGAAGCAAGTATCTGGTACAGTTCCCCTGGTATTCCTGCTTTTTGGGAATTTGTCAATGGCACAGCAATTTTGTTAAACCAAAAGCGAGTCGTTTTAATTCCTAGCGAGGCAATTGATGATAGCGAGTTAGAAGTTCCTCAAGAATGGGTAGACATTCCCAGTTGGGCAGCAGACTATTATTTAGCAGTGCAAGTCACACCAGATGGGGAGTGGGTAAGAATTTGGAGCTACATAACCCATCAAAAACTTAAATCACTAGCAGACTATGACCAAGTAGATAGGACTTATTGTATAGATGCACGGCACTTAATTAAAGACCTTAATGCTTTTTGGATCACCTACCAATTTTGTGGAACAGAGGAAATGAAAGGTGCGATCGCTCCACTACCAGAATTATCGAGTGTAGAAGCAGAAAATCTTGTACAACGGTTAGGTGATTCCTCTGTAACATTTCCCAGACTTGCAGTGCCATTTACAACCTGGGGAGTGCTACTAGAAAATGAGCAGTGGCGGCAGCGTTTGTACCAAGAAAGGCTGCGATATCTACAACAGACTGCACCTACACAATTTTCACAAGTACAAGTGAATCTCAGTCGTTGGCTGGAGCAGATTTACGATGCTTCTTGGCAAGCTATAGAGACTTTTTTTGAGCCAAACTCCAGTAGCCTAGCTTTTAATTTTCGCACTTCTTCCGGGTTAAGTGCTGCCGCTATCAAACGCGCCAAGCTGATTGACTTGGGAATAGAAATAGAAGCTCAAAAAGTTATTTTATTAATTGCCTTAATACCAGAAGCTAACCAACAAGTTAGTATTCGTGTGCAACTACATCCAGCTTCTAATCAACCTTATCTACCTGCTAATATCAAGCTAGTTTTACTTTCAGATCGAGGGGAAATACTTCAACAAGTACAAGCAAGAGTTCAAGATATTTATGTGCAGTTGAAACTCTTTGATGGGGAAGTGGGAGAATGTTTCAGCATCCAGATCGATCTGAATAATTATCAAATAACAGAAAACTTCATAATTTAG